One genomic segment of Hordeum vulgare subsp. vulgare chromosome 2H, MorexV3_pseudomolecules_assembly, whole genome shotgun sequence includes these proteins:
- the LOC123431070 gene encoding uncharacterized protein LOC123431070 gives MAAAMLPRLVAVAALVALMCAVAVAQAPAAGGAPVCEGVDQNVVNACFKSFGEGMKIAIADRKLSEGNVIKVKIDCCVAFGGHSCLCKMKKVWKAQSKSAQDNVQCVREKAC, from the coding sequence ATGGCAGCAGCAATGCTCCCGAGGCTCGTTGCCGTGGCGGCACTGGTCGCGCTGATGTGCGCCGTCGCTGTGGCCCAGGCACCTGCCGCCGGCGGTGCGCCGGTGTGTGAGGGCGTCGATCAGAACGTCGTGAATGCATGCTTCAAAAGCTTCGGAGAAGGTATGAAAATTGCCATTGCCGACAGGAAGCTTTCAGAAGGAAATGTCATCAAGGTTAAAATAGACTGCTGCGTAGCCTTTGGAGGCCACTCGTGCCTCTGCAAGATGAAGAAGGTGTGGAAGGCTCAGAGCAAAAGTGCCCAGGATAATGTGCAATGCGTCAGGGAGAAGGCCTGCTAG